DNA from Arthrobacter sp. StoSoilB19:
GCGGCCCGCTCGGCCTCGGGGTCTGCCGCTGTGGACAGCAGGCGAGCGATCCACGGAGTGTCAGCGGTACCCGGGTTTACGCAGTTGACCCTGATCCCTTCCTGAAGGTGGTCGGCAGCCATGGCCAGGGTGAGTGACAGCACAGCACCCTTCGTTGCGCTGTAGAGGGCGCGTTGGGGCAGGCCTGCGGTAGCCGCGACGGAGCAAGTATTGACGATCGCCGCGTGGGAGGACCGGCGCAAGTACGGAAGGGCGGCCCTTGAAACGCGGACTATACCCATCACATTGATATCAAACACACGGTGCCACTCGTCGTCGTCGTTGGATTCAATGGTGCCCTGTGCGCCCACTCCGGCGTTGTTGGCCAGGATGTCGATCCCGCCCAGCTGCTCTGCTGCCTGCCGTACGGCCCGCCGGACAGAGCTGTCATCCGAGACGTCGCACTGAATTGCTGTGACCCCTTTCGGCGCCTGCTCGGGGCGGAGGTCCAAAACCGCCACTGCTGCGCCGCGCTCCTGCAGCAATTGGGCCGTTGCGGCCCCTATTCCGGAGGCTCCGCCGGTGACGATTGCCTTAAGTCCCGCAAACTCCATTGTCTGGTCCTTTCGTGGTCGGGCTACCTAGCCCTGGAAGAATTCCTGGCGCTGGCGGCCGAGTCCCGCTACTTCAATTTCGACGACGTCCCCGGCCTTCAGGTAAGGAAAGCGCCCGGACAGGGCGACCCCCTCCG
Protein-coding regions in this window:
- a CDS encoding SDR family oxidoreductase, which produces MEFAGLKAIVTGGASGIGAATAQLLQERGAAVAVLDLRPEQAPKGVTAIQCDVSDDSSVRRAVRQAAEQLGGIDILANNAGVGAQGTIESNDDDEWHRVFDINVMGIVRVSRAALPYLRRSSHAAIVNTCSVAATAGLPQRALYSATKGAVLSLTLAMAADHLQEGIRVNCVNPGTADTPWIARLLSTAADPEAERAALEARQPHGRLVCPEEVAAAVTYLASPLAGSTTGVDLAVDGGMQALRLRPRPAAS